Proteins encoded within one genomic window of Trichoderma asperellum chromosome 2, complete sequence:
- a CDS encoding uncharacterized protein (EggNog:ENOG41~antiSMASH:Cluster_2.1), whose translation MAHTLTGRKIAIVGASGQVGKPTLKALLSKGVHTITAIQRNESTSQFPSEVSVKRGSFEDESFLVNALKGQDVLVVIVPIPNMDLGDRFIRAAAKAGVPYIFPTEFGVDAPKVENEHSMMAPKVARRRMIEDLGVKLDCCRKAEMFKNADAKISTTTLSRSGEGVAVLLNLPEAELAQFRNKSYYYSSFELSQRDIFEAIKRATGTRDADWDISEKDAPEIIAPTESKIREGDGYAEWYRLFAMYFQGIQGSNYEDKAIDLEKYGLPKENFDVVIKQAIAEM comes from the exons ATGGCGCATACACTGACAGGCCGTAAGATTGCGATTGTTGGCGCCAGTGGTCAAGTTGGCAAGCCGACTCTCAAAGCACTACTATCCAAAGGGGTTCATACCATAACTGCCATCCAACGCAACGAATCTACAAGCCAATTTCCATCAGAAGTCAGCGTCAAAAGAGGGTCTTTCGAGGATGAGTCTTTCCTTGTAAATGCTCTCAAAGGGCAAGACGTTCTGGTAGTGATTGTTCCGATTCCTAACATGGATCTTGGGGACCGATTTATCCGGGCAGCCGCCAAGGCTGGAGTGCCATACATCTTTCCAACAGAGTTTGGCGTCGATGCACCAAAAGTTGAGAATGAGCATTCTATGATGGCGCCGAAAGTAGCGAGACGCAGAATGATCGAAGATCTTGGAGTGAAGCTGGATTGCT GCCGGAAAGCAGAAATGTTCAAGAACGCGGACGCTAAGATTTCGACGACAACCCTTTCACGATCTGGAGAAGGAGTTGCTGTACTTCTCAACCTGCCAGAAGCTGAGTTGGCCCAGTTCAGAAACAAATCCTATTACTATTCATCTTTCGAGCTCTCACAGCGAGATATTTTTGAGGCGATCAAGCGAGCCACGGGGACAAGAGACGCAGACTGGGATATTAGTGAAAAAGATGCTCCAGAGATAATTGCGCCCACAGAGTCGAAAATCCGAGAAGGCGATGGCTATGCGGAGTGGTATAGGCTATTTGCGATGTACTTTCAAGGCATTCAAGGTTCAAATTATGAGGACAAAGCTATTGATCTGGAGAAATATGGCCTACCAAAAGAGAACTTTGATGTAGTCATCAAGCAGGCGATCGCTGAAATGTAG
- a CDS encoding uncharacterized protein (EggNog:ENOG41~antiSMASH:Cluster_2.1) encodes MSFIFTHRNPEMQLEKKRTAVVFADLQNEFLVKSGSYYPIIADKLKELNVFDNIEELLRCAKENDYHVIHSPHYYYPTDLQWVAPNNAISDYLVNLPTGFVGRKDPVDLEGFHGSGADYPERLKRYLMDGKTANTSPHKELSCLSNDLIKQLRMRRIEKVIMAGPVGNLCLENHMRDLLEAGFEIAMVRDAIAAGQNEEGDA; translated from the coding sequence ATGTCTTTCATATTTACACACCGCAATCCAGAAATGCAACTGGAGAAAAAACGCACAGCTGTTGTTTTTGCAGACCTTCAAAATGAATTTTTGGTCAAATCTGGAAGCTATTATCCAATAATTGCAGACAAGTTAAAAGAACTTAATGTCTTTGACAATATCGAGGAACTATTGAGGTGTGCGAAAGAAAACGATTACCATGTCATCCACTCGCCACATTATTATTATCCAACCGATCTTCAGTGGGTTGCTCCAAACAACGCGATTTCAGACTACCTCGTAAATCTACCCACTGGTTTTGTTGGCCGGAAAGACCCTGTTGATTTGGAAGGCTTTCATGGCTCAGGTGCTGACTACCCAGAGCGGTTGAAGAGATACCTTATGGATGGAAAGACAGCAAACACATCCCCTCACAAAGAGTTATCATGCCTTTCAAACGATTTAATTAAGCAGCTGCGTATGCGACGCATTGAGAAGGTAATTATGGCGGGACCCGTGGGAAATCTGTGCTTGGAGAATCATATGCGCGATCTTCTCGAGGCCGGCTTCGAAATTGCGATGGTACGTGACGCTATCGCCGCCGGCCAAAACGAAGAGGGAGACGCCTAG